The following nucleotide sequence is from Eubacterium sp. 1001713B170207_170306_E7.
CCGAAAAATAAAAAGCCTGGACGTCGATACGCCCTATGAGCCCGAGGGCACCTTTGACGAGATGATGAACGCCTATGAACGCAATATTATAAGAGCCTGCTACAAAAAGGAAAAAAATATTACCAAAGTACAGAAAAAGCTGGGGCTTTCCCAAAACAAGGCTTACCGCCTTGTGAAAAAATACTGTGCCGATCTGGAAAAATAAAAAAGCGGCAGACTGCTGCCGCTTTTAAAAGAGTGTGAATCATGGAATGCTTTCTTTATTTTGCGCCGATCACCTCGATTTCAATCAGGCTGCCCGGGTACAGCTTTGCCGCCTGCACGCTGCAGCGTGCAGGCCGGTGATCCTGAAAAAACGCAGCGTAGACCGCGTCCACCACCGGAAAGTCATCAAGATTTTTTACAAAGATATTTACCTTTACAATATCGCTCCGGCTCATCTCCGCCTTTTTTAAAACATTCTCGGTATTTGCCAGAGCCTGTTTTGTCTGTGCCTCAATCCCCTCCAGCATTTCGCCGGTTTCCGGCACAAGCCCCAGCTGCCCGGAGGTAAAGATAAAACCACCCGCCAGAACAGCCTGGGCGTAATGGCCCGTGGCTTCC
It contains:
- a CDS encoding Rid family detoxifying hydrolase, which encodes MEKVMIHTKEAPEATGHYAQAVLAGGFIFTSGQLGLVPETGEMLEGIEAQTKQALANTENVLKKAEMSRSDIVKVNIFVKNLDDFPVVDAVYAAFFQDHRPARCSVQAAKLYPGSLIEIEVIGAK